One stretch of Phaeodactylum tricornutum CCAP 1055/1 chromosome 9, whole genome shotgun sequence DNA includes these proteins:
- a CDS encoding galactosyl transferase (enzyme invovled in N-glycan biosynthesis) has translation MSDMNRDAPLPPGWSRGYSTSQKRTFYFHQETKHTQWHFPTASEAKDPLKGKQRAELNKDREKKRQHEDSSGADKRPRGSPGEYMRKTVDTSVDDILELADSTSVAVIVPYRDIHSAQQRAAHLAKFVPHMQRFFNRLLKSGKVSDYHFYIIEQSDDGRKFNRGKLLNIGFDLARKSKRSHDVFIFHDVDLLPQDDLGSWYAKFPKSPIHIARVWGRYSNNPKYFGGVVSFSSSDYKRINGYPNTFWGWGGEDDEMQKRLERLGIRFESPPKGTLVDLENMTLPEKLNFLRANREWKCMVKWEALEEHEKTWKINGMADLKYKVLEQTSLDETGRATKATVDVQLNGDHWANEKSAIDFQG, from the coding sequence ATGTCCGATATGAACAGAGATGCCCCTCTACCTCCCGGTTGGTCTCGTGGATATTCTACCTCTCAGAAACGAACTTTTTATTTTCACCAGGAAACCAAACACACACAATGGCACTTTCCAACGGCATCAGAAGCCAAAGATCCACTCAAAGGCAAGCAACGCGCCGAATTGAACAAGGATCGCGAGAAAAAGCGACAGCATGAGGATTCGTCTGGAGCCGACAAGCGTCCTCGAGGATCACCTGGAGAATACATGAGGAAGACCGTCGATACTTCCGTGGACGACATATTGGAACTGGCCGATTCCACCTCGGTTGCCGTGATTGTTCCCTACCGGGATATTCATTCTGCACAGCAACGTGCTGCTCATTTAGCCAAATTCGTTCCGCATATGCAACGGTTCTTTAATAGACTCTTAAAATCTGGAAAAGTTTCTGACTATCACTTCTACATCATCGAGCAGTCGGATGATGGACGCAAATTCAATCGCGGCAAGCTCCTCAATATCGGGTTTGATTTGGCCCGCAAATCAAAACGCAGTCACGATGTCTTTATTTTTCATGACGTGGATCTGCTTCCTCAAGATGATCTCGGATCCTGGTATGCGAAGTTTCCTAAATCCCCGATACATATCGCCAGAGTCTGGGGTCGGTATTCTAACAATCCGAAGTACTTCGGAGGCGTTGTGTCGTTTTCCTCGTCAGACTATAAGCGCATTAATGGCTATCCAAATACATTCTGGGGTTGGGGaggcgaagacgacgaaatgcAGAAACGGCTGGAGAGGTTAGGGATCCGATTTGAATCGCCTCCGAAAGGAACCCTGGTTGATTTAGAAAACATGACCCTGCCCGAAAAGCTAAATTTTCTCCGTGCAAATCGCGAATGGAAATGTATGGTCAAGTGGGAAGCTCTGGAAGAGCACGAAAAGACATGGAAGATAAATGGGATGGCTGATTTAAAGTATAAAGTTTTGGAGCAAACGTCTTTGGATGAAACGGGAAGGGCAACTAAAGCAACAGTCGATGTTCAGCTCAATGGAGATCACTGGGCGAACGAAAAAAGTGCAATAGATTTTCAAGGATAA
- a CDS encoding predicted protein translates to PLYGVPISVKEHLALRGSYSTGGLACRLNQKDTKDSLIVQVIRSAGAIPMCSGNVPQIMMLPETYNRIWGRSRNPWDLCRSTGGSSGGDAALVAARCVPLAIGSDVAGSIRIPASFCGIVGFKPTAYRVSGKGNMKARKNNRSGTSAVIPVVCGPLARTVDDCAQFMKAVLVPEMFQGDSSVPPLPFDVDSYQSKAKLKIGYFDTDGWFEPCLTSKRAVREAIDALTKAGHTCVPFKLPTDGWISYGLLVAINAAEGNFRSFVEALEGEQMISEYDTLHQASNLPNLLKPVIMALIDKRRGHLLKQGRNGGVPVWDLWQSVAKVLELRQKWDNAVREAGLDAIVHPAMPIPAIQHGLSGKLTASCSYMFLANLLQWPSGALPVTTVRADEAHYRRKDMPADQRDIISRIVAQVMQGSEGMPISVCVMSPSYRDETCLRVMKEIEKTIPFQEEPKAFLKA, encoded by the exons CCGCTCTACGGAGTGCCGATTTCCGTGAAAGAACATTTGGCTTTGCGGGGTTCGTACTCTACTGGAGGTCTCGCCTGTCGATTGAACCAGAAAGATACTAAAGATTCCTTGATTGTGCAAGTAATTCGCTCCGCTGGGGCCATTCCTATGTGCAGTGGAAATGTACCTCAGATCATGATGCTTCCGGAAACGTACAATCGAATCTGGGGACGCTCTCGGAATCCTTGGGATTTGTGCCGCTCCACGGGTGGATCGTCCGGCGGCGACGCCGCTCTCGTGGCCGCCAGGTGCGTGCCTTTGGCTATTGGCAGCGATGTGGCTGGTTCTATACGCATTCCGGCTTCGTTTTGCGGTATTGTGGGATTCAAGCCGACGGCATATCGCGTGTCGGGCAAGGGAAATATGAAGGCTCGCAAAAACAATCGCTCCGGAACGAGCGCCGTTATTCCCGTCGTGTGTGGACCTCTCGCCCGCACTGTCGACGACTGCGCACAATTTATGAAAGCCGTTCTAGTACCAGAAATGTTCCAAGGTGACAGCAGCGTTCCGCCCCTACCGTTCGACGTGGATTCGTACCAAAGTAAGGCGAAGCTAAAGATTGGCTACTTTGATACCGATGGTTGGTTTGAACCTTGTTTGACTTCCAAACGCGCCGTTCGAGAAGCGATCGATGCATTGACCAAAGCAGGACACACGTGCGTGCCGTTTAAACTCCCGACCGACGGATGGATCAGTTACGGTCTACTGGTGGCCATCAATGCTGCCGAAGGAAATTTTCGTTCTTTTGTTGAGGCTTTGGAAGGGGAGCAAATGATTTCCGAGTATGATACATTACACCAAGCGAGCAACCTTCCGAACTTACTCAAGCCGGTCATCATGGCTTTGATTGATAAACGCCGGGGACACTTGCTGAAGCAAGGCCGAAATGGTGGTGTACCCGTTTGGGATCTGTGGCAGTCGGTCGCAAAAGTTCTCGAACTTCGTCAGAAATGGGACAACGCGGTACGAGAGGCGGGCTTGGATGCAATCGTCCATCCTGCCATGCCGATtccagcaatccaacacGGCTTGTCGGGTAAACTTACAGCTAGCTGTTCGTACATGTTTCTAGCGAATCTCCTACAG TGGCCTAGCGGAGCTTTGCCCGTTACAACTGTCCGTGCGGATGAAGCGCACTATCGAAGGAAAGATATGCCGGCTGACCAACGAGACATTATCTCCAGGATTGTGGCTCAAGTTATGCAAGGAAGCGAAGGAATGCCAATCAGCGTATGCGTCATGAGTCCGTCCTATCGCGATGAAACATGTTTGCGAGTTATGaaggaaattgaaaaaaCTATTCCCTTTCAAGAAGAACCGAAAGCTTTTCTGAAAGCTTAA
- a CDS encoding predicted protein: MTDNTLDRSRVAGSLYGLLVGDALAMPSHWFYSPEKLRADYGDISGMVAPRPTHAESMVQGMSYTGTWDILHDKARYYTGHQSNTGEGLSQAEKDARRDDHGNYVGHTPDDRVHYHATLKAGQNTANGCLTRLAMRYLAEANEDGDGYDPDEHLRRLQDYMLAPPEPDNDQQLINHNDVYLDVYLRGFFTNASQGKSLRDCALTQRDSWSIGSLDGVVLAIPTIAAYAHEADWYVVGRAVEHHMLTHRSVTVTASLAVLVPLLLSLYRGTDLRTTLDEYMSKMRPPKITGRALADSYVNHHGPGNIPPNEKWRQHMELDDSETTRDLVHRMLDWDDQDVAGFRDRECSRLSTACYCEHALTTVLYLAYKYAEDPEMALLQNVRIGGHSTARGAVLGAILGAAHGVNAVPFVGELCAKESIDQEIAALISTIPSRRKSNLRPYKRDHHHNTATYVSGGCGAQKTDLGRMDPILITVLRDVLGVEISPLTNNVAAALSMVLYFKIAIEAVTWFRLRYSTSLYSKQLLHITLASSIIFWSLFDDSHWSWRLNTLLPSVMMARYIYKGAILKDPEDLEVLTLSRTSSPSDLLFGSLQFAAVLVWLGLYQFRTAEAAIIIAALGVGDGIAPMVGHWYGRHDYQMPLASQKTMEGSVVGVFLGTVVGCYLYMYLLGIPLLPLRIVLAYGGIAAVVEGTAPGNLDNLTVPIAIHFSLDKVQEWLPA; this comes from the exons ATGACTGACAACACCTTGGATCGCTCGCGGGTTGCCGGTAGTTTGTACGGCCTTCTGGTGGGCGACGCCTTGGCCATGCCTTCCCACTGGTTCTACTCGCCTGAAAAGCTCCGGGCGGACTACGGCGACATTTCTGGAATGGTCGCTCCCCGTCCCACTCACGCCGAATCCATGGTCCAGGGAATGTCCTACACGGGCACTTGGGATATTCTACACGACAAGGCACGCTACTACACCGGCCATCAAAGCAACACTGGCGAGGGTCTTTCGCAGGCCGAGAAGGACGCGCGTCGGGACGACCACGGCAACTACGTAGGGCACACGCCCGACGATCGTGTCCATTACCACGCGACTCTCAAGGCCGGACAGAATACCGCCAACGGTTGTTTGACGCGACTAGCGATGCGCTACCTTGCCGAAGCAAATGAAGACGGCGACGGCTACGATCCCGACGAGCATTTGCGACGCCTGCAAGACTATATGCTGGCCCCACCCGAACCAGACAACGATCAGCAACTGATTAATCACAATGATGTCTACTTGGACGTTTATCTACGTGGATTCTTTACCAATGCCTCTCAAGGCAAGTCGTTGCGGGATTGTGCCTTGACCCAACGCGATTCGTGGAGTATCGGTTCATTGGATGGAGTCGTCCTGGCCAT TCCCACTATCGCCGCGTACGCCCACGAAGCCGATTGGTACGTCGTGGGTCGTGCGGTCGAACACCACATGTTGACGCATCGATCCGTCACCGTGACCGCTTCCCTGGCGGTGCTGGTACCTTTGTTGCTTTCACTCTATCGTGGCACCGACTTGCGAACAACATTGGACGAGTACATGTCCAAAATGCGGCCACCCAAGATTACTGGGCGAGCCCTGGCCGATTCCTACGTGAACCACCACGGGCCAGGCAACATACCCCCCAACGAAAAGTGGCGGCAGCATATGGAACTcgacgacagtgaaacgACGCGCGATTTGGTGCATCGCATGCTTGATTGGGACGATCAGGACGTGGCGGGCTTCCGCGACCGCGAATGCTCGCGGTTATCCACGGCGTGTTACTGCGAACACGCTCTGACAACGGTACTGTATCTTGCCTACAAGTACGCGGAGGATCCCGAAATGGCCTTGTTACAGAACGTCCGGATCGGAGGACATTCGACGGCCCGTGGTGCCGTGCTGGGTGCCATTCTAGGCGCCGCCCACGGCGTCAACGCGGTACCCTTTGTCGGGGAGCTGTGTGCCAAAGAGAGCATCGATCAAGAAATTGCTGCGCTCATTTCTACTATCCCCTCTAGA AGAAAATCCAATTTGCGGCCCTATAAACGGGATCACCACCACAACACAGCAACTTATGTATCTGGCGGTTGTGGCGCGCAAAAGACCGATCTAGGAAGGATGGATCCGATTCTGATAACGGTACTCCGAGATGTTTTAGGTGTGGAAATTTCTCCGTTGACCAACAATGTTGCGGCCGCACTGTCGATGGTACTGTATTTCAAAATAGCCATCGAGGCCGTGACGTGGTTTCGACTGCGCTATTCTACCAGTCTTTATTCCAAACAGCTCTTGCATATAACGTTGGCTTCGTCCATCAttttttggtcgttgttTGACGACTCGCACTGGAGTTGGCGTCTGAATACGCTTTTGCCGTCAGTAATGATGGCTCGATATATCTACAAG GGTGCGATACTGAAAGATCCCGAAGATTTGGAGGTACTGACGCTATCGAGGACTTCATCTCCTTCAGATCTGCTGTTTGGCTCGCTGCAATTTGCGGCAGTTTTGGTATGGCTAGGTCTGTACCAGTTTCGCACGGCTGAAGCTGCTATTATAATAGCCGCATTAGGCGTTGGGGACGGGATCGCCCCCATGGTCGGCCACTGGTACGGCCGCCACGACTACCAAATGCCGCTAGCGAGCCAAAAGACCATGGAAGGAAGCGTCGTTGGggtctttttgggaaccgTTGTGGGCTGTTATCTGTATATGTATCTTTTGGGGATTCCGCTGTTGCCTCTACGGATAGTGCTGGCGTACGGTGGTATTGCGGCAGTAGTAGAAGGGACGGCTCCCGGTAATTTGGACAACCTAACCGTCCCCATTGCGATCCATTTTTCGCTCGACAAGGTGCAGGAATGGCTACCAGCATGA
- the TPS1 gene encoding bifunctional trehalose-6-phosphate synthase (Dual function enzyme which catalyzes the synthesis of trehalose. The two reactions catalyzed: (1) UDP-glucose + D-glucose 6-phosphate = UDP + trehalose 6-phosphate; and (2) trehalose 6-phosphate + H2O = trehalose + phosphate.; glycosyl transferase family 20), producing the protein MSATDKTADFDVGAVAHVNFRVRGERLGHGEEVFLVAQDDPTMQRAIPLYTSATQFPWYHSVSPITLPLPLRALEREPRKQGNFVYRYAIHRAGIFHHWEDTTDAPEDLQAAKSLRLSASTSAQSLPVTEDDLTVPHNSPHHEVPLHLMHNHESYVVNDVLGLTNTKPEIDHIRADTQPTYTRASTLHARGLSQDMSAKGSAGQLVGPSPGPSKTRKKAVGFAPPPQSYHQRTAQQANMKQSVNLNSTDGLVVVSAFLPVVLHRTDEGKWTADWDYEMLLSMHTHLRVIRVGVVKWRGWHGRSGKNGSPENGVPRSERKLVEECLQNFDCVPVWIEPLLFGEFYNGFCKGVLWPVVHNVTSVYSNRPEDNEIFSGQRVVQDKTQFSEYSMDDVEQGPVHGGRGREAALWSAYNTVNRQFADVVVQCFNGHELVWIHGFHLLILPSYLTRRIPMAKVGIFLHTPFPSSEIFRTLWCREDLLRGMLNADQVGFHLFEYARHFLTSCRRLLGLNYGMIPDASGGHTLAIDTNGRHVAVTSIHAGVEPPVLNQILTHSSTVEKAGSIRNRFEGKHIFCGIDRLESLKGIPLKLLGLERFLRRCPEWVGKIVLVQVGISAFERGDDYSITKHEVVKLVDKINQEWPGTIQFQECYESEMRLQQRMALLRAADVVVVTSIRDGLNLLPLEFTTAHQDAMTEMGRKDGRKRGLCILSEFTSCTRVMRGALHVNPWKISEIANAFNTVLNMTEDERIRRIRIASEFVTRVSTQRWALAVMLDLKGVNKNSPVQLAGAGLGLGYRLLGMDSGFVSLDSNTVARAYRTSRARLILVDYGGTIVSNDNLDSLTRFQMVRERSARSTPSKAVITALRGLCEDKRNTVFVVSGKERHSLTSTLGDISNLGLAAEHGMFISWPTAKTKTRRRWETLVPETDRTWRSLAMTIMEVYTSRTHGSYIEETEMKVLWQYRDADTEFGSLQAKELEDHLSKYLRSFPVDILHGGVEEGGYVEVRPKGVNKGVLAMRVIKRFPEMAQKDKLEFALVLGDDHCDEPMLSVMRQIGRRVKAVRRAQHGEPPLPDMPATIQLVDVSSCDNYLSSELEVFTSTVGKKPSAAANYLHDVDEVQELLASLVRVSTRDPRHFSALDLTAFSNGSSGVKNTQSPALAKSTSLNEINKQDPTVSVSMNLAAYFETIEDNEEDQEDEFLFF; encoded by the exons ATGAGTGCCACCGACAAGACAGCCGACTTTGACGTTGGGGCTGTAGCTCACGTTAATTTTCGGGTTCGCGGGGAAAGGCTAGGTCACGGAGAAGAAGTGTTTTTGGTAGCGCAAGACGATCCAACGATGCAAAGG GCCATTCCTCTCTACACTTCCGCGACTCAATTTCCCTGGTATCATTCCGTGTCACCAATTACGCTTCCTTTGCCGCTCCGGGCTCTGGAACGTGAACCTCGTAAACAAGGAAACTTTGTCTATCGCTACGCCATTCACCGTGCGGGTATCTTTCATCATTGGGAAGATACTACCGATGCTCCGGAAGATTTGCAAGCCGCCAAGTCCTTGAGATTGAGCGCGAGCACTTCCGCTCAGAGCTTGCCCGTCACGGAAGACGATCTTACCGTCCCCCACAACAGCCCTCATCACGAAGTGCCCCTACATCTGATGCACAATCACGAATCGTACGTGGTGAACGACGTGCTGGGATTAACCAACACCAAGCCGGAAATTGATCACATTCGGGCCGATACGCAGCCGACCTACACACGGGCGTCGACGTTGCACGCCCGGGGGCTCAGTCAAGACATGTCCGCCAAGGGTAGTGCCGGTCAGCTGGTTGGGCCATCCCCCGGACCGTCCAAGACGCGCAAAAAAGCCGTCGGATTTGCTCCTCCTCCCCAGTCCTATCATCAACGCACTGCTCAGCAAGCCAATATGAAACAATCCGTAAACTTGAATTCGACGGATGGATTGGTTGTGGTCAGTGCCTTTCTTCCAGTTGTACTCCACCGTACCGACGAGGGAAAGTGGACGGCTGATTGGGACTACGAAATGCTCTTGTCCATGCACACTCACTTGCGTGTCATCCGTGTTGGTGTCGTCAAATGGCGAGGCTGGCACGGCCGATCCGGGAAAAATGGAAGTCCCGAAAATGGTGTTCCACGGAGTGAACGGAAGCTTGTGGAAGAGTGCTTACAGAATTTTGACTGCGTACCGGTCTGGATCGAGCCACTGTTGTTTGGTGAGTTCTATAACGGCTTTTGTAAGGGTGTGCTTTGGCCTGTCGTGCACAATGTTACGTCAGTTTACTCCAATCGTCCGGAAGACAACGAAATATTCTCCGGTCAACGGGTAGTGCAAGATAAAACGCAGTTTTCGGAATACAGTATGGATGATGTGGAACAAGGACCGGTGCACGGCGGTCGGGGACGCGAGGCCGCGTTATGGTCGGCGTACAATACCGTCAATCGCCAGTTTGCTGATGTGGTGGTTCAATGCTTCAACGGACACGAATTGGTTTGGATTCATGGCTTTCATCTCTTGATTCTGCCGTCCTACTTGACACGACGCATCCCGATGGCCAAAGTTGGTATCTTCTTACATACACCCTTTCCGAGTTCGGAGATCTTCCGAACTCTATGGTGCCGTGAAGATCTGCTGCGCGGCATGTTGAACGCCGACCAAGTTGGCTTCCACTTGTTTGAATACGCTCGACATTTTCTGACATCTTGTCGCCGACTACTGGGTCTTAATTATGGGATGATCCCTGACGCCTCCGGTGGGCACACTCTGGCCATTGATACCAACGGACGTCACGTGGCGGTGACCAGTATTCATGCGGGCGTCGAACCGCCCGTCCTGAACCAGATTTTGACGCATAGCAGTACCGTCGAAAAGGCAGGATCCATTCGGAATCGATTCGAGGGTAAACACATCTTCTGCGGTATTGACCGACTTGAGTCTCTCAAGGGTATCCCGTTGAAACTGCTGGGACTTGAGCGCTTTCTTCGCCGTTGCCCTGAATGGGTTGGAAAGATTGTGCTTGTACAAGTTGGCATCTCGGCGTTTGAACGTGGAGATGATTACTCTATTACTAAGCACGAAGTGGTGAAACTAGTGGACAAGATTAACCAGGAATGGCCCGGGACAATTCAATTTCAAGAGTGTTACGAATCAGAAATGAGACTTCAGCAACGAATGGCGTTGCTTCGCGCGGCCGATGTTGTCGTTGTAACCTCCATTCGTGACGGCCTCAATCTATTGCCACTCGAGTTTACAACGGCACATCAAGACGCCATGACGGAAATGGGCAGAAAGGATGGTCGTAAGCGTGGTTTGTGCATACTGTCCGAATTCACTAGCTGTACACGGGTTATGCGTGGGGCGCTGCACGTAAATCCTTGGAAAATTTCCGAAATCGCTAATGCTTTCAACACCGTCCTTAACATGACCGAAGACGAGCGAATACGACGCATTCGCATCGCCTCGGAATTTGTCACTCGAGTATCGACACAACGCTGGGCTCTTGCTGTAATGCTGGATTTGAAGGGTGTCAACAAGAACAGTCCTGTTCAATTAGCTGGCGCCGGGCTTGGTTTGGGTTACCGTCTCCTTGGAATGGATTCTGGTTTCGTATCACTTGATTCAAACACAGTCGCGCGGGCGTATCGTACGTCTCGTGCTCGGCTCATCCTTGTGGACTACGGTGGAACTATTGTGAGCAATGACAAT TTGGACAGCTTGACTCGATTCCAAATGGTCCGAGAGCGTAGTGCTCGTTCGACTCCAAGCAAGGCGGTGATCACGGCCTTGCGAGGTCTATGCGAAGATAAGAGAAATACTGTTTTTGTCGTCAGCGGAAAAGAACGCCACTCCTTGACGTCAACACTCGGTGACATTTCTAATTTAGGGCTTGCAGCTGAACACGGTATGTTCATATCGTGGCCCACTGCGAAAACGAAGACTCGACGACGTTGGGAAACCCTCGTACCAGAAACCGACCGAACATGGAGGTCTCTTGCTATGACAATTATGGAAGTTTACACATCACGAACCCACGGAAGTTATATCGAAGAAACAGAGATGAAAGTTCTGTGGCAATACCGCGATGCCGATACGGAATTCGGATCGCTTCAAGCCAAGGAACTAGAAGATCATCTTTCCAAGTATTTACGAAGCTTTCCGGTCGATATTTTGCATGGTGGGGTGGAAGAAGGTGGATATGTCGAAGTTCGTCCAAAAGGAGTTAACAAGGGCGTTCTCGCTATGCGTGTTATTAAGAGATTTCCCGAAATGGCACAAAAAGACAAGCTTGAGTTTGCTTTGGTATTAGGAGACGACCATTGCGACGAACCGATGTTGTCGGTTATGCGCCAAATCGGTAGACGGGTGAAAGCCGTGCGGAGAGCTCAGCATGGCGAGCCCCCTTTACCAGATATGCCAGCGACGATTCAACTTGTGGATGTGTCGTCATGCGACAACTATCTCTCATCAGAACTTGAAGTGTTTACGAGCACAGTTGGCAAAAAACCGAGCGCAGCAGCCAACTATCTTCACGACGTCGACGAAGTGCAGGAGCTACTAGCTAGCCTCGTACGAGTTTCCACTCGTGATCCCCGACACTTTTCCGCGCTTGATCTTACAGCCTTCTCGAATGGAAGCTCTGGAGTCAAGAACACGCAAAGCCCGGCGTTGGCTAAGTCCACAAGTTTGAATGAGATTAATAAGCAAGATCCAACGGTTAGCGTCAGCATGAATCTGGCGGCATATTTCGAAACAATtgaagacaacgaagaagatcaAGAGGATGAGTTTTTGTTCTTCTAA
- a CDS encoding predicted protein (unknown function; weak similarity to fission yeast PWWP domain protein, but without PWWP motif; unknownn protein), which translates to MISPSATNTLYPMFQLKKRSSSLRQASLPLKKRRLYWRNEEQDAKPEPPSSQLPLLSELDASVLEFANSNTDEQLAVLALVAAAGSFAHLLPSQDRSTPSDLSTEGLSVEDSSDPALDDSLSTKPSHGTPLSNPPPGSCHGRTSRNNSHCRRQPCYNGSKYCKLHYQHYIISGQRSPLEEESEQPRSICVPAHSTTIAALAPHQDRRFTGSGDEVRCQATTTRGRACAYISVSGTKYCYLHADYDTNPPPRRGAGSLKDKVTKTNREERSKVDYSQQDSSSLSTAEASLASHEGSERSTLGFSPVSAGTEDIKSVKLTSPKTRGRRTPASLAAKHADSPYPLLSMVSTDQWKDQMVRVSCGPLINRIGKVEKWGNGWVTIRIPGVGLHNRRSFELYISSDDQAADIDDQDRGDASLVRCVSREAASPSPAEMESSGSSSKMAVTPSSKRDSDDSLISPPVYLPEAPNLDRFTGSWISPSTIGESLRKETSPAKITPLSPRRMRAEGVTLRDDGPMLSEPGFGDKVGLLPRRSSFEKAR; encoded by the coding sequence ATGATTAGTCCTTCTGCGACGAATACACTCTATCCAATGTTTCAACTCAAAAAACGAAGCTCGAGCTTGCGACAAGCTTCGCTTCCTCTCAAGAAGCGAAGATTGTACTGGAGGAACGAAGAACAAGATGCCAAGCCAGAGCCACCTTCGTCACAACTCCCTTTGCTTTCGGAACTTGACGCTTCGGTCTTGGAATTTGCCAACAGCAATACCGACGAGCAACTCGCAGTTCTGGCGCTAGTCGCTGCCGCAGGATCTTTCGCACACCTTCTCCCTTCACAGGACCGCTCGACTCCGAGTGATCTATCTACCGAAGGTCTGTCCGTGGAAGACTCGTCGGACCCTGCGTTGGACGACTCGCTCTCTACAAAGCCAAGCCACGGTACACCGCTCTCGAATCCTCCACCAGGAAGTTGCCACGGCCGCACTTCGCGTAACAACTCGCACTGCCGACGTCAACCCTGTTACAACGGTAGCAAGTACTGCAAGCTCCATTACCAGCACTACATAATTTCCGGACAGCGGTCGCCTCTGGAGGAAGAATCAGAGCAGCCCCGTAGCATCTGTGTACCGGCTCATTCGACTACGATCGCAGCGTTGGCGCCGCACCAGGATCGGCGCTTCACCGGAAGTGGTGACGAAGTTCGCTGCCAGGCAACCACAACTCGAGGTCGCGCGTGTGCGTACATCTCGGTAAGCGGCACCAAGTATTGCTACTTACACGCGGATTACGACACAAACCCGCCTCCCCGAAGAGGAGCAGGTTCGTTGAAGGACAAGGTGACCAAGACGAATCGTGAGGAACGTAGCAAGGTTGACTACTCCCAACAAGACTCCTCCTCCTTGTCGACGGCGGAAGCTTCATTGGCATCCCACGAAGGGTCCGAACGATCGACTCTTGGATTCTCACCAGTCTCGGCGGGCACAGAAGATATCAAATCTGTCAAATTAACTTCACCCAAGACGAGAGGACGGCGAACACCAGCAAGTCTCGCTGCTAAACACGCGGACTCACCCTACCCTTTGCTTAGCATGGTTTCGACGGACCAGTGGAAGGATCAGATGGTACGCGTTTCGTGCGGACCCCTCATCAATCGGATTGGGAAAGTTGAAAAGTGGGGAAATGGATGGGTCACCATCAGAATCCCTGGCGTCGGCCTCCACAATCGTCGATCGTTTGAGCTGTATATATCCTCCGACGACCAAGCAGCAGATATCGACGACCAAGATAGGGGCGACGCGAGTCTTGTACGATGCGTTTCCCGAGAAGCTGCAAGCCCGTCTCCCGCTGAAATGGAAAGCTCAGGCAGTAGCTCCAAGATGGCGGTCACCCCGAGTTCCAAACGTGATTCCGATGACTCTCTGATTTCGCCTCCCGTCTATCTCCCAGAAGCACCAAACCTCGACCGGTTCACCGGCTCGTGGATATCCCCGAGTACAATAGGAGAAAGCTTACGAAAGGAAACTTCTCCTGCAAAAATTACTCCATTGTCACCTCGACGAATGCGGGCGGAAGGTGTCACTTTACGGGATGACGGTCCCATGCTTTCCGAGCCAGGTTTCGGTGACAAGGTCGGCTTGCTGCCTCGACGTTCCTCGTTTGAAAAGGCGAGGTGA